Part of the Sulfuricurvum kujiense DSM 16994 genome, TGATTGTAATACGAATCTTGCATCTTATAGGTTTTTGCTATTTTTTTCGCATCCAGTGTCGGAATCATCGATACCAGATAGGAAATTTCAGCATCCAGCCGAGAGCTGTCTTTTCCTTTTGTCAAATGAGGTGCAAATGCTATTTTAAAGCCCAGTTCATTAATCGCCACCGGCTCTTTGTTACGATCGAGGATTTCACCCCGTACCGGTGCGGAGAGCTCAGATTTGATACTGTTGTTCTCAGAAAGGTTTTCATAATATTCGTTAAACTGAACGGCAAGGTGAAATACCCTTACTATCAATCCGATCCAAACGATGATAAAGATGGACAATAATATTTTAATTTTCATATAAATACCGAAACGATCAAAAATTCTATAATCATATAAAGCCACATATGCCAATCAATGACCGGCGGGCTCAACATCAATACTTGATTTACAAACCACATAAACATCCAATATCCGGGATAGGCCAGAGCGACCAAAACTGCCGCAAGACAAATTTTACATCGGATAGTCTGTTCGACTTTCGGCAGCATATACTGCGTTATAACCGTAAAAAACACAAGTGTACTGCCGAACCAAAACCCTTTTTCAGCTTCAAAAATCAGCAGCATCACCGCAACGGTGACCAAAGAAAAAAGGTCATGTTTGCTTAGCGCGTCATAATAAAGAAAAAAAAGGACGGCCAGCAAAGGGGGCATCAGCAAGTACATGCTGCTTAGGCTGATATAAAAAACGAAAAGAACGACTAAAAGCAGCCGGCTTATAACGTTTTGATAAGAGAAACTTCGTTGCATACCGGAAAGTGTTTACATTTAATACAATCAGCCCAGATTTTGTGTTCCGGGATTGACTCTTTGGGAATTTCGACAAACCCCAATCTTTCAAAAAAACGTTGCTGATACGTTAGAGCCAGAACCTCTTTAAGACCTAAACGGCGCCCCTCTTCGCACGCATTTTCAACCAAGGTAGTACCGATATTACGACCGCGGTACGCCGTGTCTATAATCATCGATCGCAGTTCCGCCAATGCCGGAGAGTGTATATGCAAAGCTACGAATCCTACCAGCTTTTCACCGTCCAGTGCCAAAAAATACGATCGGATATTGGTAGCGATTTCATCATTGCTGCGTGGCAAAATAACCCCGCTTTCGATTTCAGGAGCAACCAGCTGCTGCATGGCGGGAATATCAAGCAATGTTGGTTTTTTATAGGTGATATTCATTGCTCGTCACTTTTCAGCAGACGGTAAAGGTGCTCGACGATCGCATCGACACCGCGGCGTTTTGTATTCGAAACCATAATGGCTCCGGGAAACCTTTTTTTAAGTTCAGAAAGCTCTTTTTGGTTCAGCTTGTCGATTTTGGTAAAAATAGTCACGATAACCTGATCCGGAGAACAAATTTCATGCAAATACGCGTCTACCGAACGGTCGATTTCCAAATCGGGATGACGGCAATCGATAAGATGGACAAAAATACGGATCTGCTTGCGTTCGGCGATAAAACCTGTAAGATTGCTCTCCCAATCGGTTTTGAGCGATTTGGCTACCTTAGCGTATCCGAAACCCGGCAAGTCGACAAATTTTGCACTGAGGCGCTCATTGGTCTCCCGATCGGCGAACACTACGTCAAAATAGTTGATCAATCGCGTTTTCCCCGGCGTCGCCGAAACCTTTGCGAGTGATTTGCGTTTGGTCAACGTATTGAGCAACGAACTTTTCCCGGTATTGGACCTGGCCATAAAAGCGACTTCGTTTTGGTACTCATTCTCCGGCGTCAACCGGATATTCGGTGCCGACGTTACAAAAGAAGAATCAATAATCTCTATCATTTAGTCGAACTTTTGGCTTTTGATTTTTTCTCTTGAAGGGTGAACGTCATAACGACCGGCTCATTATTGGCACTCTCGGCAGAAGCTTGTCCGTAGACCGTGTTAACGATGACTTTATCCCCTTTAACACGCCGGTAATCATCAATTCGGATCAAATCGACTTTTTTAGAAAAATGGTATTCATTCTCATTCGGAAAATAGATTGCGACTTGGGATTTTCCTTTGTATCTCTCTTTCATTTCCGTCACGATGTAAAAAGAGACATCGCCTTCCGCAACATATTTAACCGGCTTTTTGTCTTTGTCCGTGAAAATCGTCACTTTAGATGCGTTCAATTCATCCGATCCTTTGGTCAATTTCACATCACCGGTAAATACGGAAATCCCTTTTTGTTGGTCCCCTTTGAAATTGTCAGAAACAACCTTAAGCTCTTCACCCCATGAGAGTGCGAAAAAGAGAGGAACTATAAATAGCAGTTTTGGTATCATGAATGTATATTCCTATTTTATTTGGTAACTGCCGCGGATTTTGTTCGCGGATACGGTATCTTCTTCTGTGTTGTAATTCAATGCCGTACCGTCGATACGATTCGCATTCTGTGTAATTACAAACGGACCTTTTGTCTGAATCAAAGACTCTTCGGTATTATAAATACCCTCATTTGATCGAAATTCAAGCCCGTCTTCGCGGGCATAATGGACATTCCCGTCAACTTTGATAATGTCATTTCGATAATCGGCGTTATCAGAGCGTATGGTTTGAAATAGATTTTTCGTATTATCGCCAAATTTTGCTGATGTTATCACATAATAGTTGTCAAACTTTTTCCCCTCTTTCCCTTCCAGGACATGTTCAATCCTTTTATGGGAAATTTCATATAAGGTAAAATCGCTTAACTCAATTTTCGGGATATTACGGTTGTCTTGCAAAGCTTTATAATCGGGGGTAAAATAGCTGTACATCCCTATCAGCAGGCCCAACAAAAAAACAAAAAACAGATTGATCGACATTTAAATCCAAAGCGCCAAAAATTTTTCTTCTTCGCCGTTGCGACGGATCACTTTTTCGATCATTTCCCGGACGCAAGCATCGCCTCCGCAGCGGTCCAGCACTTCGGCAAATGTCTTGAGATAATCAGAACCGTCTCTCGGAGTATAAGCCAACCCCGCCCATTGCATTAGATTATAGTCGTTCAAATCGTCACCGATCACCGCTACTTCATGCGGCTCGATGCCGAGCTCTGAACACATGTTCATTGCGACGGAACGTTTATCCTTGACCCCCTGATACAAATGGGCTATATCAAGCTCTTTTGCTCGATGTTCAACGATGCTTGAATCTCGTCCGGTAATGATTGCGGCACGATGCCCCATCTTTACCCATGCCTTGATCGCAAAACCGTCTTTTACATTGAAATTTTTTAGTTCCAGACCATCGGCAGTATAGATTATCTTGCCGTCACTCATACAACCGTCGACATCCAGAATCAACAATTTGATCATAAAACACCTTTGGTACTCGGGACACCTGCTCTGTCATTATGTGCCAAAGCGCGGCGAAGCGCGACGGCGAGCGATTTAAACGCCGCTTCGATAATATGATGCTTGTTTTTACCGCGAACCATGACGATATGTGCCGTAATTCCGGCATTAAAGACAACGGCACGAAAAAACTCTTCGGCCAGTTCAGTATCGAAGCTGCCGATTTTTCCCGACACCGGGACATCATAAACGAGAAACGGCCGATTACTCAAATCCAAATCACAGGTCACAGCAGCTTCATCCATAACGACGGTGGCACTTCCGAAACGTTCCACTTTTTCAATCGGGTAAATAGCCTCACGGAGTGCTTGTCCTAAAACGATACCGATATCTTCTACGCTATGGTGATCGTCAATATGAATATCCCCGTCACAGGTGACCGTTAAATCGATTTGGGCATGTTTGGCAAAACTTTCCAGCATATGATCCAAAAAACCTACTTTGGTCGATATCGTACTTTTGCCCTCTCCGGCAATTCTTAATGACAAGTCGATATCGGTTTCTTTAGTTTGACGTTTTTTTTGGATCATGTTATTCCCCTATGATAAAAGAGCCCTGAAAGTAGCCCCGTGAAATGAAATCGCGAGCTTCGGCTTCACTTTTAAATCCGCTCAGCCATACACGAAATAGTCGTTTGTTATTATACTCTGTATCTTTAATAATTGCAGAGTACCCGTGAAATGAGGCATATTTTTCTTTGGTATATTTTGCCCCTTGAAAGCGTGAGAACGAACCTATTTGAACATAAAAAGTATTGAGCACCGATTGTTGAGGACCGGATGAGAGCTGAGCCATATTGATGGTGCGCATAGAACCCGGCTCAAACCCAAGTACTTCCAAAGTCACAAACGCCGTCCCTTTTTTTGCAAGACCGATCTGATCGGCTGCCGCATAGGAGAGATCAATAATCCGGCTCTCTACGAACGGCCCCCGGTCATTGATCCGAACAATCGTTTGGGCGTTATTTTCGGTATTGGTAACTCTGACCACCGTATTCATCGGCAGTGTTTTATGTGCAGCCGTCATAGCATACATATCATACGCTTCGCCGTTGGAGGTAGATTTACCGTGAAAATCCGGTCCGTACCAGCTTGCTCTTCCGTTAAACGTATCTCCGACGTGAACAACGGTCGGATAATACTTTTTTCCCATAACGGTATAGGGGCGCATGGTGGCTTGAAGATCGCCGTTTTTTTTGAAAACATTGGATGAGCTCATTGCAAGTTTTTCTGAAGGATATTTTTGAGACGATTTGGCCGGGTGGTACGAATAAGAACCGCTTTTCATCGTACATCCGCTAAATAAAACCAATAAAAATGTTAAAAATACTCTAATCACCTATTTTTACTTCCTCTCCCTCATACAGTATACTTGTAATAAACGGGTTTTTTAATTTTAACTGTTCAAGTTTTATATTATACAATTTTGCGACTGAAGCGAGGGTTTCACCCGATTTTGCTTTGTGAAGCCGTGGATTTGTCAAGAACGGCTTATTGATCGGTATTTTGACACGGCGGTTAAGATTTCGTCCGTCATCGGTTCCGATCATATTTTCCATCATAATGGCTGTTTTAGGAACGTTGTACCGTTTTGAGAGCTGTTCCAGTGTCTCTCCTGATTTTGCAGGGTCCAGAACGAAATACCCTTTTAGCTCTTTTGTACGGTATTTTTTACGAAATTCATCCAGTTTATTTTGCGGTATGTAAACGGGATAGGATTGCTCGTTCGGCGGTGTAATCCCTTTTTTCAGATGGGTATTCAGTACCACCAGTTTCTTTTTTGGCATCTCCAGCACCGCTGCGATCCGATCGAGGTTTTCCCCCTCCGGAAGATAGACCGTAGCGATCGGGCTCTCCTGCTGAGTGTTGGCAAACGTGTCATATTGCATCTTCGATATAAAAACGTCATCCGTCGCCAGCAAAGATAAAGCGATAACTTTTCGGATATATTTTCGGCTCTCAGGCGGCAGATAGGCACGCTTCGGATCGGTTAATACCCTGATATCGCTGGTTCCGGCTTTGGCGATAGCACGGCTGAGCCTCCCGTCACCGCAATTGTAGGCGATAAGCGCCAAATACCATTTACCGAACTGCTTTTTCAAGCCGCTCAGATAAGCGATAGCGGCACGGGTAGATTTGATATGATCGCGCCGCTCATCTACAAACTGGTCAATCTGCAATCCCTGAAGTTTTCCGGTTCCCTCCATAAACTGCCATAATCCTGCAGCACCCCGTGAGGAGGTAGCGCTCCCTTCCAATTGTGATTCAACCAGTACCACAAATAAAAATTCGCTCGGCAAATCCGATTGGGCTATGAGCGATGAGAGCATCGGAATAAAAACATCGCTGTTCTCAGAGGTATCGGCAAAGCCTTGGAGGGTACATTCGCGTTTTTTCTGATCGTACATATCGTGCAGGTAAGGGTCTTTTAAATAGGAAGCGGGGATATCGAAGTGGCTAAGAACTTCTATTTTTTTAGGATCTGTCGGGTCAAATCCTGACCCTAAAAGCCATAGGGGGATAACCAGTATCGATGCTAATAAATGCTTCATATCCCCTCCATAACGCTATCCTATGCCGAATAAAGTTTTTGCGTTTCGTGTCGTCAGTGATTCGATCGTTTCTCTGCTTAAACCCAGTAAATCACCCATCTTGTCCGCAACCAAACGGGTGTATGAAGGTTCATTCCGGCTCCCGCGGTGGGGGTGCGGGGTAAGGTAGGGACCGTCCGTTTCAATCAGCAGTTTTTCCTGAGGGATGCGGGGAAGAACATTGACCAGCTTTTTGGCATTTTGAAACGTAAGGACTCCGCCGATGCCGAAATAAAACCCCTCTTTGGAAAGAGACAAAAGCTCATCATCTGCGTTATAGCAGTGGAGCACTCCGCCGACTTCCCCTGCCCCCTCTTCCAGCAATATCATTTTGGCATCATGGCTGGCATCGCGTATGTGGACGATGAGAGGCTTTTTGACCTTTTTGGCAAATCGGATATGAAAACGGAATACTTCATCTTGCCGACTCTTTTCCGCATGTTTCTCTTCATCGGAGCCTTCAAGTCTGAAATAATCCAAACCGCATTCTCCGATCGCCACACATTTCGGGTGGGCCGCATATTCTTCAAAATCAACCGATTCGATATGCTCCATATCATAAGGGTGAACGCCTATCGCAAAATAGACATCGTTATAGTTTTCGCAAATCTCTACGGCTCTTTCCAAGGTTCCCGGATGTGCTCCGGGGATAATAAACGCTTCCACTCCCGCTTCGCGGGCACGTGCCATCATAGCATCGAAATCCTCTCTGTAGCGTTCATCATCCAAATGGACATGGGTATCTATAATCATGCTATTCCTCGGGAACGTTCAAATAAATCTCTGGCAAATCCCAGGGCTTCCGCAGTGACACTTTCACCGCTGATGATACGGGCAATCTCCTCGATCCGCTCATTATCATTCAGTTCCCGCACACGGCTCTCATCCTCTTTGTAGATTAAAAAATGCTGCTGCCCCATCGAAGTGAGCTGAGGCTGATGGGAAATGACAAAAATCTGATAGCGAGATGAAAGATGACGCAATACCTTCGCAACGCTCATCGATTCCTCCCCGCTCAAATTGGCGTCGATCTCATCAAGCATCAATACTCCGCCGTTGCCTTTCATACTTTCAACGCCCATAGCCAATAATGCCAAGCGCAGACGGTTAAACTCACCCGAACTCAATTTATCGAGTTTTGTCCCTTCTAAACCCAAAATCGCTTTATCACATCCTGTCGCACTTAAAGGGGAATCCTCAATCTCTAACGTTGCTTCGCGTAAATAAAGCATACCCAGATACGAATTTAATGAATTAACAGCTTCATTGAGAATAGCTTGTCGGTTTAAAGAGAGTATTTTGGCAGATTTGTCCAATGCACCTTTAAGAGATTCAATCTTTTTGACCAAATCATCTTTGGAGTGTTCAATCGTCTCATACGATTCAAGTTCCCGCATCTTCTGATCTCTGTAAAGCAATGCTTCTTCAACTCCCCCGTAACGGCGTTTAAGTTCTGAAATCTGTTCAATCCGATCAAGTACGGACTCGATCGAAACCTCTTCAAGTTCATCGAGACGTTCAGAGGCACTCTCAAAAACGCTTCGCAGCTCATTCATCGCATCATCAAAAAAGGCACT contains:
- a CDS encoding lytic transglycosylase domain-containing protein, yielding MKHLLASILVIPLWLLGSGFDPTDPKKIEVLSHFDIPASYLKDPYLHDMYDQKKRECTLQGFADTSENSDVFIPMLSSLIAQSDLPSEFLFVVLVESQLEGSATSSRGAAGLWQFMEGTGKLQGLQIDQFVDERRDHIKSTRAAIAYLSGLKKQFGKWYLALIAYNCGDGRLSRAIAKAGTSDIRVLTDPKRAYLPPESRKYIRKVIALSLLATDDVFISKMQYDTFANTQQESPIATVYLPEGENLDRIAAVLEMPKKKLVVLNTHLKKGITPPNEQSYPVYIPQNKLDEFRKKYRTKELKGYFVLDPAKSGETLEQLSKRYNVPKTAIMMENMIGTDDGRNLNRRVKIPINKPFLTNPRLHKAKSGETLASVAKLYNIKLEQLKLKNPFITSILYEGEEVKIGD
- a CDS encoding AAA family ATPase, which encodes MIERFYLKEFLTFKEADLEFHPGLVVFTGPSGSGKSILMRSILASVGLDNVDAHICESSVAWDIDEELYGIQNESTNIFRHVKKEKTRYFINNQSTSKSSMESISSLYLRHLSLKDYSDFEPSSLLSLIDARIGIKSPDHLRILDEHKNNYSAYKSLTDQLKAIEEQEKNLSDLKEFAQFEIGKIDAIKPRIGEDEELNLIKKQLSKKEKIESAISAAQAIFSYESSVSSALGLLEADSAFFDDAMNELRSVFESASERLDELEEVSIESVLDRIEQISELKRRYGGVEEALLYRDQKMRELESYETIEHSKDDLVKKIESLKGALDKSAKILSLNRQAILNEAVNSLNSYLGMLYLREATLEIEDSPLSATGCDKAILGLEGTKLDKLSSGEFNRLRLALLAMGVESMKGNGGVLMLDEIDANLSGEESMSVAKVLRHLSSRYQIFVISHQPQLTSMGQQHFLIYKEDESRVRELNDNERIEEIARIISGESVTAEALGFARDLFERSRGIA
- a CDS encoding KdsC family phosphatase, which encodes MIKLLILDVDGCMSDGKIIYTADGLELKNFNVKDGFAIKAWVKMGHRAAIITGRDSSIVEHRAKELDIAHLYQGVKDKRSVAMNMCSELGIEPHEVAVIGDDLNDYNLMQWAGLAYTPRDGSDYLKTFAEVLDRCGGDACVREMIEKVIRRNGEEEKFLALWI
- the lptA gene encoding lipopolysaccharide transport periplasmic protein LptA yields the protein MIPKLLFIVPLFFALSWGEELKVVSDNFKGDQQKGISVFTGDVKLTKGSDELNASKVTIFTDKDKKPVKYVAEGDVSFYIVTEMKERYKGKSQVAIYFPNENEYHFSKKVDLIRIDDYRRVKGDKVIVNTVYGQASAESANNEPVVMTFTLQEKKSKAKSSTK
- a CDS encoding TatD family hydrolase translates to MIIDTHVHLDDERYREDFDAMMARAREAGVEAFIIPGAHPGTLERAVEICENYNDVYFAIGVHPYDMEHIESVDFEEYAAHPKCVAIGECGLDYFRLEGSDEEKHAEKSRQDEVFRFHIRFAKKVKKPLIVHIRDASHDAKMILLEEGAGEVGGVLHCYNADDELLSLSKEGFYFGIGGVLTFQNAKKLVNVLPRIPQEKLLIETDGPYLTPHPHRGSRNEPSYTRLVADKMGDLLGLSRETIESLTTRNAKTLFGIG
- the yihA gene encoding ribosome biogenesis GTP-binding protein YihA/YsxC, giving the protein MIEIIDSSFVTSAPNIRLTPENEYQNEVAFMARSNTGKSSLLNTLTKRKSLAKVSATPGKTRLINYFDVVFADRETNERLSAKFVDLPGFGYAKVAKSLKTDWESNLTGFIAERKQIRIFVHLIDCRHPDLEIDRSVDAYLHEICSPDQVIVTIFTKIDKLNQKELSELKKRFPGAIMVSNTKRRGVDAIVEHLYRLLKSDEQ
- the lptC gene encoding LPS export ABC transporter periplasmic protein LptC, whose amino-acid sequence is MSINLFFVFLLGLLIGMYSYFTPDYKALQDNRNIPKIELSDFTLYEISHKRIEHVLEGKEGKKFDNYYVITSAKFGDNTKNLFQTIRSDNADYRNDIIKVDGNVHYAREDGLEFRSNEGIYNTEESLIQTKGPFVITQNANRIDGTALNYNTEEDTVSANKIRGSYQIK
- a CDS encoding septal ring lytic transglycosylase RlpA family protein — translated: MKSGSYSYHPAKSSQKYPSEKLAMSSSNVFKKNGDLQATMRPYTVMGKKYYPTVVHVGDTFNGRASWYGPDFHGKSTSNGEAYDMYAMTAAHKTLPMNTVVRVTNTENNAQTIVRINDRGPFVESRIIDLSYAAADQIGLAKKGTAFVTLEVLGFEPGSMRTINMAQLSSGPQQSVLNTFYVQIGSFSRFQGAKYTKEKYASFHGYSAIIKDTEYNNKRLFRVWLSGFKSEAEARDFISRGYFQGSFIIGE
- a CDS encoding N-acetyltransferase, coding for MNITYKKPTLLDIPAMQQLVAPEIESGVILPRSNDEIATNIRSYFLALDGEKLVGFVALHIHSPALAELRSMIIDTAYRGRNIGTTLVENACEEGRRLGLKEVLALTYQQRFFERLGFVEIPKESIPEHKIWADCIKCKHFPVCNEVSLIKTL
- the hisB gene encoding imidazoleglycerol-phosphate dehydratase HisB, which gives rise to MIQKKRQTKETDIDLSLRIAGEGKSTISTKVGFLDHMLESFAKHAQIDLTVTCDGDIHIDDHHSVEDIGIVLGQALREAIYPIEKVERFGSATVVMDEAAVTCDLDLSNRPFLVYDVPVSGKIGSFDTELAEEFFRAVVFNAGITAHIVMVRGKNKHHIIEAAFKSLAVALRRALAHNDRAGVPSTKGVL